A portion of the Betta splendens chromosome 2, fBetSpl5.4, whole genome shotgun sequence genome contains these proteins:
- the obsl1a gene encoding obscurin-like protein 1a: MDIFGGAPRVLGYPRPVVAECGTDATLRCQIGGDPRPDVIWERKNVQILSEGRYKLSEEGKFYLLTINGVTQQDAGQYICKARNSIGETYAAASLKVEGEPQGKDGGQQQSVANNVEQMVRENGEPKGHLNGYCVVQNGENKTESRKQMNEEKFSEKEVDDKPRFLIKPLSLRVDRGEDAAFSCKIWGTPPPHVTWEKDGKKLNDIFESSHFSVCSQDGGWFQLKIYRTRMPDKGVYTCKATNGQGEALAGAVLLVEPVPERDESKMSSNGLTNSQWSPKHRGSRLSMLRGTEDPPVNRSQVKKFAVAEGKHAKFRCFVTGKPKPEIIWKKDGVPLEPGRRHLIFEDREGYYTLKVLYCKCQDTGLYVCAASNALGNTLSAVHLSVKGSAVRFRRPLKDVEVKERDVAVLECEVPDESVPAAWYLEDQRLMPSSKYGMEQKGTRRRLTIHDVGIDDDGVYLCEMPDGAKSIAELSVKGTIVRKLPRKLEVLEGENAAFCVEVEEDEMEVHWFKDGLKLHETHQTILKSFGKTHILVFVNVAYQDSGVVTFITGRSKTSSRLKVKATRHCPPICPVEVKMDVDRPNSVLLTWVPSPNSQMSTRSIFVLERQEVGSQEWHKFFSSETATSAEVSGDSVPCEGNYRFRVCCINKYGRSGHVEFPKAFHLVPGPKICSRLQGCEVEEGENARFSIELSVAMVGTWFLNSAQLQHGGRYSIQHIQTHHSLVIHETHSTEDMAEVTFIANGVRDSAVLKVKPAVVKFIPLSDSDKIRRLHTGEAIVLYCEVSHPFAKVSWFKDGKELHVTDDLNIQSDGNMRRIVIQSANMSHSGVYTCRSTDDSVEFNVDIAGPPVEFSPATEEELQKSSMELDPVVLLCHVSRDDAEVVWFKDGCEIQPSDNITLQAEGSMRRLIIRSADISDAGSYTCQTGNNSMKFTVNIKEPPAMIVEPKDDVVMENYISEEIHLQCELSRSSGKVRWLKEGKEIKDSSNIQLTSEGPYRRLTILCGSVENSGEYVCETDGDSVFFQLTVREPPVRIVSPHESELELTHLAPERLELSCDISHSEAPVYWYRDGLEVEEGPNLILEVDGVRRRLIIPVTAVNDTGEYVCDTQDDSVAFLVTVTEPPVMLTRPQNIPDKMDFFIGKPIVLKTEVSRPSARVKWLLNGSEVEESSNINITEDGLIRCLTIHSSTPVDSGKYTCDAADDKIDFQVKVSEPPVKILRKSEIKTHLKSKIADDIVLECELSRANAVAKWYKDGFRVEGNERFCEEEEGTFRSLVILNAEIGDSGEYFLDAGDDNISFQVRVEEPPVTIVGNSIDPEYQDMVAGDDLILACEVSRANAPVQWYCNDRLLTDDSRTHIETYGSLRKIIISNVQPSDSGKYVCDAVDDKMISVVRIQEPPVVFVNKEDDIVLTGYEAESVTLMTYVSKESALVCWMKDWTPVEGERFRSLMEGHKRTLTIEPLRRSDAGEYTCDVNTDQMHFSLLVKEMRIKFVRPLRDTVSHADGMVTLRCEVCRPKADVQWLKNGVEVVPSRRFSIRADGVERSLTIHRLTKEDAGEYACESKDDRTVATLRVELPRVVEFLTELHNTTVLEGEDATFKCVVSPEDVHLVWMMDNEAIALGDRFQATQNGLCHTLVIKKCQMLDCSKITAEAEGHISKASLKVQEAQIMFTKKMDAVMAEEFGDATLETEISLETGEVQWMRQGVVIQPGPQYTLAQNGCKRSLIIHNLTLSDRGTYRCETLHDRAQVKLNVEPRKISIRKGLTDQETFERETASFEVELSHTDVEGSWQKDGIRVKPNNLWRVSTNGHVHSLTLSNLTLEDTGTIVFSAEGVRTTARLTVKETPVSILRPLADVRVEEELPATLECEFSRQNVEVRWLKNGVQLKPGKNCRIYSMGRKRFCQIMQCSKGDSGTYTCDTGEIDTSCSLDIFEHELEIVQDLEDLYIQEDQNAVFMCEVSLEEVTGEWYKDGHKIRPSSSIKMRTEGTKHFLLMCNVKAEDSGEIRFVAKEIESTAYLEVEELPVSIVKPLRDRTALEKHRVILECTVSSTRCSAAWYKGKEELVSSDRMEILVDGCSHKLVIQEVAVEDEGTYSITVGEHTSKAKLMVETQALVVVRELEDVEVMEPEPACFKCEVSVDINKPPAWTLNGENLQPSPFVRMETHGTVHKLTLKNTSVDMSGTVKFTMGKAKSTAMLTVMGE; the protein is encoded by the exons ATGGATATTTTTGGAGGTGCTCCTCGTGTTTTGGGCTATCCACGGCCCGTTGTGGCAGAGTGCGGCACAGATGCCACATTAAGGTGCCAAATTGGTGGTGACCCTCGACCTGATGTGATCTGGGAGCGCAAAAATGTCCAAATTTTGTCTGAGGGACGTTACAAGCTCTCAGAAGAGGGAAAGTTTTACCTGCTGACCATTAATGGAGTAACTCAACAAGATGCTGGTCAATATATCTGCAAGGCAAGAAATAGTATAGGTGAAACATATGCAGCAGCCTCCCTTAAAGTGGAAGGAGAGCCCCAAGGAAAGGACGGGGGGCAACAACAATCTGTAGCTAATAATGTGGAGCAAATGGTACGAGAAAATGGAGAACCCAAAGGACATCTAAATGGGTACTGTGTGGTGCAAAATGGTGAGAACAAAACTGAAAGTAGAAAGCAGATGAATGAGGAGAAGTTTAGCGAAAAAGAGGTCGATGACAAACCAAGATTTCTAATCAAGCCGCTCTCCCTGCGTGTGGATCGGGGTGAGGATGCAGCCTTCTCGTGCAAAATCTGGGGCACTCCTCCGCCACATGTGACATGGGAGAAAGACGGGAAGAAGCTGAATGACATCTTTGAGAGTTCACACTTCAGCGTGTGCAGTCAAGATGGAGGCTGGTTCCAGCTGAAGATCTACAGGACGCGCATGCCAGATAAAGGCGTCTACACCTGCAAAGCCACAAACGGTCAGGGCGAAGCCTTGGCTGGAGCAGTCCTCCTCGTCGAACCTGTACCGGAGCGAGACGAAAGTAAAATGTCCTCAAATGGGCTAACGAACAGCCAGTGGTCACCAAAGCACAGGGGGAGCAGGCTTAGTATGCTAAGGGGCACAGAGGATCCACCTGTTAACAGGTCTCAAGTCAAAAAGTTTGCAGTGGCAGAAGGGAAACATGCCAAGTTTCGCTGCTTTGTGACAGGAAAGCCAAAACCAGAAATAATCTGGAAGAAGGACGGGGTTCCCCTGGAACCTGGGAGGCGTCATCTGATATTTGAAGACAGAGAGGGTTACTACACACTAAAGGTTTTGTACTGCAAATGCCAGGATACAGGGTTATACGTGTGTGCAGCATCAAACGCTCTTGGAAACACCCTCAGTGCCGTTCACTTGTCTGTTAAAG GTTCAGCTGTTCGGTTCAGGCGTCCACTAAAAGACGTGGAGGTGAAAGAAAGGGATGTTGCTGTGCTGGAGTGTGAAGTTCCTGATGAGTCAGTGCCGGCTGCCTGGTACCTAGAGGACCAGCGGCTGATGCCCAGCAGTAAATATGGGATGGAGCAGAAAGGAACGAGGCGAAGACTCACCATCCATGACGTTGGGATAGATGATGATGGCGTGTATCTGTGCGAGATGCCTGATGGAGCGAAAAGCATTGCAGAGCTCTCAGTTAAAG GTACCATTGTTCGTAAACTTCCTCGGAagctggaggtcctggaggGTGAAAACGCAGCCTtctgtgtggaggtggaggaggacgaaatGGAGGTCCACTGGTTCAAAGATGGTCTAAAGTTACATGAGACGCACCAGACGATCCTCAAGTCGTTTGGCAAAACTCATATTCTGGTCTTTGTCAATGTGGCCTATCAAGACTCAGGAGTAGTGACGTTCATCACAGGGAGATCCAAGACGTCCTCACGCCTCAAAGTCAAAG CCACAAGACACTGTCCCCCTATCTGCCCTGTGGAAGTCAAAATGGATGTAGATCGGCCCAACAGTGTTCTCCTTACCTGGGTTCCGTCCCCCAACAGCCAGATGTCAACACGCTCCATCTTTGTGctggagagacaggaagtgggctCTCAGGAGTGGCACAAGTTTTTCTCCTCAGAGACCGCCACCTCAGCCGAAGTCTCCGGCGACAGCGTTCCGTGTGAAGGCAACTACCGCTTCAGAGTGTGTTGCATTAACAAGTATGGGCGAAGTGGTCATGTCGAGTTTCCCAAAGCCTTCCATTTGG TGCCTGGACCCAAGATTTGCAGCCGGCTTCAAGGctgtgaggtggaggaaggggaAAATGCTCGTTTCTCCATTGAACTGTCTGTTGCAATGGTTGGAACGTGGTTTCTGAATAGTGCTCAACTGCAACATGGCGGGCGATATTCCATACAACACATTCAAACTCATCACTCACTGGTGATCCATGAAACACACTCGACAGAAGACATGGCAGAAGTCACGTTCATAGCCAATGGAGTCCGGGACTCAGCTGTGCTCAAGGTCAAAC ctgctgtggtaaaATTCATTCCTTTGTCAGATTCTGACAAAATTAGAAGGCTTCACACTGGTGAGGCCATTGTCCTGTACTGTGAAGTTTCCCATCCATTTGCAAAAGTCTCCTGGTTTAAAGACGGCAAAGAGCTCCATGTGACAGATGACCTCAACATCCAGTCAGATGGAAACATGAGGAGGATTGTGATCCAGTCAGCTAATATGTCTCACTCTGGGGTTTATACATGCAGAAGCACAGACGATTCTGTAGAATTCAACGTGGATATTGCAG GTCCTCCAGTAGAGTTTAGtccagccacagaggaggagctgcagaagagCAGCATGGAGCTGGACCCAGTAGTCCTACTCTGTCATGTTTCCAGAGATGATGCTGAAGTTGTGTG GTTTAAGGACGGTTGTGAGATCCAGCCCAGCGACAACATCACTCTGCAGGCAGAGGGGTCCATGAGGAGGCTAATCATCCGCTCTGCAGACATCTCAGATGCTGGCAGCTACACCTgccagacaggaaacaacagcATGAAGTTCACCGTTAACATAAAAG AGCCTCCAGCAATGATTGTGGAACCCAAGGATGATGTTGTGATGGAAAACTATATCTCAGAAGAAATACACTTGCAGTGTGAATTGTCACGCTCCAGTGGTAAAGTGCGGTGGCTTAAGGAGGGCAAGGAGATAAAGGACAGTAGCAACATCCAACTCACATCAGAGGGCCCATACAGGAGGCTGACCATCCTCTGTGGATCCGTGGAAAACAGTGGAGAGTATGTTTGCGAAACAGATGGAGATTCTGTGTTCTTCCAGCTCACTGTCAGAG AGCCACCAGTTCGAATCGTTTCTCCTCACGAATCAGAACTGGAACTGACCCATTTGGCCCCTGAGAGGCTGGAGCTCAGCTGCGATATTTCCCACTCAGAAGCCCCCGTCTACTGGTACAGAGACGGCCTAGAAGTAGAGGAAGGTCCTAATTTGATCCTAGAGGTGGATGGGGTGCGACGCAGGCTAATTATACCCGTTACCGCTGTGAACGACACTGGGGAGTATGTATGTGACACTCAAGATGACTCTGTCGCCTTCTTGGTGACAGTTACAG AGCCCCCAGTGATGCTTACTCGCCCTCAAAACATACCTGACAAAATGGACTTTTTTATTGGCAAACCAATTGTGCTGAAAACTGAGGTGTCCCGGCCAAGTGCACGAGTCAAATGGTTGCTAAACGGCAGTGAAGTAGAAGAGAGCAGTAACATCAACATCACTGAGGATGGACTCATCCGTTGCTTAACCATCCACTCTTCTACACCAGTGGATTCTGGGAAATACACCTGCGACGCAGCTGATGATAAAATAGATTTCCAGGTCAAAGTTTCAG AGCCTCCAGTGAAGATCTTAAGAAAGTCAGAGATAAAGACGCATCTCAAGTCCAAAATTGCTGATGACATTGTGCTTGAGTGTGAACTCTCTAGAGCCAATGCTGTAGCTAAATGGTACAAGGATGGCTTTCGAGTTGAAGGCAACGAAAGGTTttgtgaagaggaagaaggcacTTTTCGCTCACTGGTCATTCTCAACGCTGAAATTGGAGACTCAGGAGAATACTTCCTGGATGCTGGAGATGACAATATCAGCTTCCAAGTGAGGGTAGAAG AGCCTCCAGTGACCATTGTAGGGAATTCAATTGACCCTGAATACCAGGACATGGTGGCAGGTGATGACCTGATTTTGGCATGTGAGGTGTCCCGGGCCAATGCACCAGTCCAGTGGTACTGCAATGACAGACTGCTCACAGATGACTCCCGCACCCACATCGAGACATATGGTTCTCTGAGGAAAATTATCATCTCAAATGTCCAACCCTCAGATTCTGGAAAatatgtgtgtgatgcagtggACGACAAGATGATAAGTGTTGTTCGAATTCAAG AGCCTCCAGTTGTATTTGTGAACAAAGAGGATGACATTGTCCTGACGGGTTATGAAGCAGAAAGCGTGACCCTTATGACCTACGTGTCTAAGGAAAGCGCTCTAGTGTGTTGGATGAAAGATTGGACCCCCGTCGAAGGAGAACGTTTCCGATCACTCATGGAAGGCCACAAGCGCACACTTACCATCGAGCCATTAAGGCGCTCCGATGCTGGCGAGTACACCTGTGACGTCAACACAGACCAGATGCACTTCAGCCTGCTGGTGAAAG aaATGAGAATCAAATTTGTGAGGCCACTTCGAGACACAGTGTCCCATGCCGATGGCATGGTGACTCTTCGCTGTGAGGTGTGTAGGCCTAAAGCAGATGTCCAATGGCTAAAGAATGGTGTGGAGGTGGTTCCGAGTAGGAGATTTTCAATTCGAGCAGATGGAGTGGAGCGAAGCTTGACCATTCACCGTTTAACTAAAGAGGATGCGGGGGAGTACGCCTGTGAATCCAAAGATGACCGGACTGTAGCTACGCTGAGAGTAGAGT TGCCTCGAGTGGTGGAGTTCCTGACTGAGCTCCATAATACTACTGTCTTGGAAGGAGAAGATGCCACCTTCAAGTGTGTAGTTTCACCTGAGGATGTCCACTTGGTCTGGATGATGGACAATGAGGCTATTGCACTAGGTGACCGTTTCCAGGCAACACAGAACGGTCTGTGCCACACTTTGGTGATTAAGAAGTGTCAGATGTTGGACTGTTCAAAGATTACAGCAGAGGCGGAGGGACATATAAGCAAAGCTAGCCTCAAAGTTCAGG AGGCTCAAATAATGTTCACTAAGAAGATGGACGCTGTTATGGCGGAGGAGTTTGGTGACGCCACCTTGGAAACAGAGATAAGCCTGGAAACGGGTGAGGTCCAGTGGATGAGACAGGGGGTGGTTATTCAGCCCGGCCCACAATACACACTGGCCCAAAATGGCTGTAAACGTAGCCTCATCATCCACAACCTAACACTGTCAGACAGAGGAACCTACCGCTGCGAGACTCTGCACGACCGGGCGCAAGTTAAACTAAATGTGGAAC CTCGTAAAATCTCCATTCGCAAGGGTCTGACTGATCAGGAAACCTTTGAACGAGAGACTGCCTCTTTTGAAGTAGAGCTCTCCCACACGGACGTGGAGGGAAGTTGGCAGAAGGATGGCATCAGGGTAAAACCAAACAACCTGTGGCGAGTGAGCACAAACGGACATGTCCACAGCCTCACCCTGTCCAATCTCACGCTGGAGGACACGGGCACCATTGTTTTTTCAGCTGAGGGAGTGCGCACGACTGCCAGACTCACAGTTAAAG AGACACCAGTGTCCATCCTGAGACCACTGGCTGATGTCCGTGTAGAGGAGGAACTTCCTGCCACTCTAGAGTGTGAATTCTCCAGGCAAAATGTTGAAGTCAGATGGCTTAAG AACGGCGTGCAGCTGAAGCCAGGGAAAAACTGTCGGATCTACTCCATGGGTCGAAAGCGATTTTGTCAGATCATGCAGTGCTCCAAGGGAGACTCTGGCACCTACACATGTGACACAGGGGAAATTGATACCTCCTGTTCACTTGACATTTTTG AGCATGAACTGGAGATAGTGCAGGATCTGGAGGATCTTTATATCCAGGAGGACCAGAATGCCGTCTTCATGTGTGAGGTTTCTTTGGAGGAAGTGACAGGGGAGTGGTACAAAGATGGCCATAAAATTCGGCCCTCTAGCAGCATCAAGATGCGCACTGAAG GGACCAAACACTTCCTGCTAATGTGCAATGTGAAAGCTGAAGATTCTGGAGAAATACGTTTTGTTGCCAAGGAAATTGAATCCACAGCTTACCTCGAGGTAGAAG AGCTTCCTGTTTCCATTGTTAAACCTCTGCGTGACCGAACGGCTCTGGAGAAACATCGTGTGATCCTTGAGTGCACAGTTTCCTCCActcgctgcagcgctgcttGGTACAAGGGCAAGGAGGAGCTGGTTTCTTCAGATCGCATGGAGATCTTGGTAGACGGTTGCTCTCATAAGCTGGTGATCCAGGAAGTGGCGGTTGAGGATGAGGGTACCTACAGTATTACGGTTGGGGAGCACACGTCAAAAGCCAAACTCATGGTGGAAA CCCAGGCCCTTGTGGTGGTCAGAGAGCTAGAAGAtgtggaggtgatggagccGGAGCCGGCATGCTTCAAGTGCGAGGTGTCTGTTGACATAAACAAGCCTCCCGCTTGGACTCTGAATGGAGAGAACCTGCAGCCGAGCCCATTTGTACGCATGGAAACCCACGGGACTGTTCACAAGCTCACCCTGAAAAACACCAGTGTTGACATGAGCGGGACGGTCAAATTTACGATGGGGAAGGCCAAGAGCACTGCCATGCTCACGGTTATGGGAGAGTAG